In the genome of Enterococcus hirae ATCC 9790, one region contains:
- a CDS encoding MerR family transcriptional regulator, with product MKINELAKLYDITAHTLRYYEKLGLITPDYDENGYRNYSYEHIEQLNTIRDLRYFDVSITEIADYLKQKEISKTKELLAFEIEALHQLISDSQKKIELLIERVQLIEEAESIDYQEVLLVQQPKRLILKASTVATDEQIDFSLKELHKKYEPLLSTNNQNLFGSIIHLEEDPFTYQVFYFCPDLTIKNEDAEILPAGNYLSYSFKGDYEQRKKGIATIMNYLTTHSLHRASPFYESYLIDFHETNKPEEYVTRLEILVES from the coding sequence TTGAAAATCAATGAATTAGCAAAGCTCTATGATATTACAGCCCATACTTTACGCTATTATGAAAAATTAGGTTTGATTACACCGGATTATGATGAAAATGGCTATCGAAATTATTCTTACGAACACATTGAACAACTGAATACCATCCGTGACCTACGTTATTTTGATGTCTCCATTACTGAGATCGCCGATTATTTGAAGCAAAAAGAAATCAGCAAGACAAAAGAATTATTAGCTTTTGAAATCGAGGCACTTCATCAACTCATCAGTGACTCACAAAAAAAAATCGAACTATTAATCGAACGTGTCCAGTTAATTGAAGAAGCAGAAAGCATAGACTATCAAGAAGTGCTATTAGTGCAGCAACCGAAAAGACTGATTCTTAAAGCTTCTACGGTTGCAACGGATGAACAAATCGACTTTTCGTTAAAAGAACTTCATAAAAAATACGAACCTTTATTAAGCACTAATAATCAAAATCTTTTTGGTAGTATCATCCATTTAGAGGAAGATCCTTTTACCTATCAAGTATTTTATTTTTGTCCTGACCTTACGATTAAAAATGAGGATGCTGAGATACTCCCTGCTGGAAATTATCTTAGTTATAGTTTTAAAGGTGACTATGAACAAAGGAAGAAAGGAATTGCTACCATCATGAACTACCTGACTACCCATTCGCTTCATAGAGCCAGTCCATTTTATGAATCTTATCTAATTGA